Proteins from a genomic interval of Odontesthes bonariensis isolate fOdoBon6 chromosome 7, fOdoBon6.hap1, whole genome shotgun sequence:
- the LOC142384533 gene encoding fibroblast growth factor receptor substrate 2-like, translated as MGSCLSCPEKESVPDNHQSKFKVINVDDDGNELGSGVMELTEAELVLHTHRRDDVRWPYLCLRRYGYDSNLFSFESGRRCQTGQGIFAFKCSRAEEIFNMLQEVMHSHSISVVEEAVLDPNQQAALTPAALGYSVPAVPNGVSRAPSVGEAPSHPSTRHPSVASTRLPSVGEESTHPLLVADEAVHTYVNTTGLLEDQPSPLTATTPLESPTSPQVQCPPTPPPPPRACADPQAPPPPPEPQVLLEPQGVRFVLGPTPVQRQLMEKEKRQQELTEGEAPRETNGPAHHAAGPTPTHSNGSSLSAAPRRHRPPPLTPDLQNVNNSAQRRTALLDYENLPALPPVWETRKPSAEEEERGSGGLKTPSLNGYNHQHGPPHHAFSHPLSAALEPSHNYVNTENVTAPLSAHRPDTARRRADGPTVFNFDFRRPPPPGHPEPAKTLNYIEVEMESGGGGNRGASDGSNPHTPRTPTSPLPPTTPTRRTEPYALIDIERTAAMSSLQKARPRDDGTARKTRHNSTELPTKSTA; from the exons ATGGGTAGCTGTCTAAGCTGTCCAGAGAAAGAGTCGGTTCCAGATAATCATCAGAGTAAATTCAAG GTCATCAACGTGGACGATGACGGCAACGAGCTGGGCTCAGGTGTGATGGAGCTGACGGAGGCCGAGCTCGTCCTGCACACGCATCGCCGGGACGATGTCAGGTGGCCGTACCTGTGCCTGCGTCGCTACGGCTACGACTCCAACCTGTTCTCCTTCGAGAGCGGGCGGCGCTGCCAGACGGGACAAG GTATCTTTGCCTTCAAATGTTCCCGAGCCGAGGAGATCTTCAACATGCTGCAGGAGGTGATGCACAGCCACAGCATCAGTGTGGTGGAGGAGGCGGTGCTGGACCCCAACCAGCAGGCGGCGCTCACTCCTGCAG CCCTCGGATACTCCGTGCCCGCGGTGCCGAACGGCGTGAGCAGGGCGCCGTCTGTGGGGGAGGCGCCGTCTCACCCCTCCACCCGCCACCCCTCCGTGGCCAGCACCCGCCTGCCATCTGTCGGGGAGGAGTCCACGCACCCGCTGCTGGTGGCCGACGAGGCG GTGCACACCTACGTGAACACGACGGGGCTCCTGGAGGACCAGCCCAGCCCGCTGACCGCCACCACCCCCCTGGAGAGCCCCACCTCCCCCCAGGTCCAGTGTCCTCCCACGCCGCCGCCGCCTCCCCGGGCCTGCGCCGACCCCCAGGCTCCGCCCCCCCCGCCGGAGCCGCAGGTGCTGCTGGAGCCTCAGGGCGTGCGCTTCGTGCTGGGCCCCACGCCCGTTCAGAGGCAGCTGATGGAGAAGGAGAAGCGGCAGCAGGAGCTGACGGAGGGCGAGGCGCCCCGAGAGACTAACGGCCCCGCCCACCACGCCGCCGGCCCCACCCCCACACACTCCAACGGCTCCAGCCTCTCCGCGGCGCCGCGCCGCCACCGGCCGCCCCCGCTGACCCCCGACCTGCAGAATGTCAACAACTCGGCGCAGCGCCGCACCGCCCTGCTGGACTATGAGAACCTGCCGGCGCTGCCGCCGGTGTGGGAGACGAGGAAGCCGAGCGCCGAGGAGGAGGAGCGCGGCAGCGGCGGCCTGAAGACGCCGTCGCTCAACGGCTACAACCACCAACACGGCCCGCCGCACCACGCCTTCTCCCACCCGCTGTCCGCCGCGCTCGAGCCCTCGCACAACTACGTCAACACTGAGAACGTGACGGCGCCGCTCAGCGCGCACCGGCCCGACACGGCCCGCCGCCGCGCCGACGGCCCCACCGTCTTCAACTTCGACTtccgccggccgccgccgccGGGCCACCCGGAGCCGGCCAAAACCCTGAACTACAttgaggtggagatggagagcGGCGGCGGCGGGAACAGGGGCGCCTCGGACGGCAGCAACCCGCACACGCCCCGCACGCCCACGTCGCCGCTGCCGCCCACCACGCCCACGCGGCGCACCGAGCCGTACGCCCTCATCGACATCGAGCGCACCGCCGCCATGTCCAGTCTGCAGAAGGCGCGGCCGCGAGACGACGGCACGGCGCGCAAAACGAGACACAACAGCACGGAGCTGCCCACCAAGAGCACGGCGTGA